The DNA region AAACTGCCGcgctttttccagcttctcaactCCAGATACTCTGACGAGCTGCGACTGGCCTTGGAACTGTTTGTGTTCAAAGTGACAATATGGaacaaaaacagcagctaTGGTCTGCTACTCCAGAATTTGGTGATGTCGGACGGTggcgatcgacgcagacaTACCAAGTCGGAGCTTTCCAGACTCAAGAAGACCGCCCTTTTGTCGTATCTGATCCTGTCTTATCTGtacaaaaagctggagtCGCATCTGTACAGCCTagacgacgatgatgaggaagacCGCACCAAATTGCATCAATTTTTACACAGGATTATGGCCAAATTGCAGAAAGTTCTGCCTACGCTCCAGAAATGGTACGCCGGCCTTTCGCTTGCCAACTTTCTTGCTTTCCTGATCCACGGACAATACCCAAATCTTGTCAATAGAGTTCTTCGCATCAGGTACAAGCCACTCGTATCCACACAAGTCTCATTTGCGTCGAACCCGGAGACCATCTCGTACGAGTTCCAGGACAGACAGCTGGTCTGGAACACGCTGACGGAATTCCTCGTATTTATAATGCCGATGCTCTCAATGTCCAAGTTGTCCAAGTCAGTTGTGCGGCTGTTGCAGAcagatcagaaacaggaTGAAAAGGAAACCATCTACCGGTTCCTTCCCGAACGATGCTGCGCAATCTGCTATCAAAACACCACGCGTGCTGGTGTGgccgacgcgtcgatcgacgaaCATCTCATCACAAACCCATTCGAGACTAGTTGCGGCCACGTCTACTGCTATGTGTGTCTGATGGCAAAGCTTGAGGACGGAGATCCGTGGCAGTGTTTGCGGTGCGGCGAGCGCGTCGAGTTTGTGCGGGTGTTCGACGGCGAGCCTGCTGACTACGAGCCAGACTCCAGCGACCAGGAGTCGGTTTCGGACTACTCGGACGACTCTGGCAGCGAGTCGGATTCGTCTACTGGTTATTCAGATAAGGTCGATAAGGTCTATAATTAAACAAAATATGCTGGCACGAAATCATGCGCAACATCTCGAATCCGCGATCTGGACTCTCGTAGGTTCATTAATACGGAGTCTAGAGCGAGGAAGAAGTTTCCTGTGGGTATTCATTCGTTGGATACATTAATGGTGCTCTTTGAAGTGTGGCTTAAAGGTTGGGGTTGGCACCGGCGTGAACTTGATTCCTTGTGGCAGTTTACGGTCGTGGTGGCTAGGAGACTCTGTAGGCTCTGGAGGATCGGTATGAGCTGGAGGTGGCGCCGTTGGGGTCTGCTTGGCAGCGGTGGCCACTCCAGTGATAAGGTGAGTGGAGATTTTTTCGTGACTTCCAGACTCCTCCTCCGTGTAGAGGAAGAAGTATCCAATATAACCTGGCTTCGAGTGAACGATTGTGGCATCGATTTCCACATGGATGACGTCATCAGGACTTTTGCATTTCTCGCTGATTATCACCTCCAATCTTGTAGGACCTGATCCGTCCACATCAATTTCGATTTCTGAGAAGCTGCCTTCCCGGTCGTGGTATCCCTTGAAGTGTTCCGGTAAGAAATGGTAGCCGTAGTAGTTGGTGTCGGAAATATCGCTGAACCAGTCCAGACTGCCAGAGCCAAGCGAACATGGAACAGTGAGCTTGAAGATAATATGGGTATCATTGAAGGAGCCGCCAGCAGTTGGTGAAGGCTTTGGCAAGTGACTAGGCACAGGCTTGCTGTGCGTACTCAACGTGGTGTTGTGATGGTAACCAGGGTGAGGAGGCCAATGAGGGCCCCCGTGGGGTCCCCCGTGAGGTCCCCCGTGAGGGTCATCATGATGGGCCTCATGATGAGAATCATGCGCCCAGACGGTAGCAGCGAGAGACAATAGTGAGGCGGCTAGGTTTTGAATCTT from Ogataea parapolymorpha DL-1 chromosome V, whole genome shotgun sequence includes:
- a CDS encoding Peroxisomal membrane protein PEX2; this translates as MFPLVNPPNRVLQVDAKLLDNEIFDILSKQLNEAISNPKLPRFFQLLNSRYSDELRLALELFVFKVTIWNKNSSYGLLLQNLVMSDGGDRRRHTKSELSRLKKTALLSYLILSYLYKKLESHLYSLDDDDEEDRTKLHQFLHRIMAKLQKVLPTLQKWYAGLSLANFLAFLIHGQYPNLVNRVLRIRYKPLVSTQVSFASNPETISYEFQDRQLVWNTLTEFLVFIMPMLSMSKLSKSVVRLLQTDQKQDEKETIYRFLPERCCAICYQNTTRAGVADASIDEHLITNPFETSCGHVYCYVCLMAKLEDGDPWQCLRCGERVEFVRVFDGEPADYEPDSSDQESVSDYSDDSGSESDSSTGYSDKVDKVYN
- a CDS encoding putative secreted protein, yielding MKIQNLAASLLSLAATVWAHDSHHEAHHDDPHGGPHGGPHGGPHWPPHPGYHHNTTLSTHSKPVPSHLPKPSPTAGGSFNDTHIIFKLTVPCSLGSGSLDWFSDISDTNYYGYHFLPEHFKGYHDREGSFSEIEIDVDGSGPTRLEVIISEKCKSPDDVIHVEIDATIVHSKPGYIGYFFLYTEEESGSHEKISTHLITGVATAAKQTPTAPPPAHTDPPEPTESPSHHDRKLPQGIKFTPVPTPTFKPHFKEHH